From a region of the Impatiens glandulifera chromosome 4, dImpGla2.1, whole genome shotgun sequence genome:
- the LOC124936488 gene encoding non-specific lipid-transfer protein 1-like, producing the protein MGSSSGIVCLIVMCMVVSAPHAQAAVTCGSVVSALSPCLGYARSGGTIPALCCTGVKNLYRNAATTADRQAACYCLKTLIGSNSYPNAPGIPGKCGVSIPYKIAPSTDCNKVT; encoded by the exons ATGGGTAGCTCATCAGGAATTGTTTGTCTGATTGTGATGTGCATGGTAGTGAGTGCACCTCATGCACAAGCAGCGGTAACATGCGGTTCCGTGGTGAGTGCCTTATCTCCCTGCCTTGGCTACGCACGAAGTGGTGGGACAATCCCAGCTCTTTGCTGCACCGGAGTTAAAAACCTATATAGAAATGCCGCCACTACCGCCGACCGCCAGGCAGCTTGCTATTGTCTTAAAACACTCATCGGTTCCAACTCTTACCCAAATGCCCCCGGAATCCCTGGCAAATGCGGCGTTTCTATTCCATACAAGATCGCCCCTTCCACCGACTGCAACAA GGTCACTTAA
- the LOC124937057 gene encoding non-specific lipid-transfer protein 1-like: MGSSSGIVCLIVMCMVVSAPHAQAAITCGSVVSAISSCLDYARGGGVIPPICCTGVKNLYRNAATTPDRQTVCTCLKKLTGSATSYPYASEIPGKCGVSIPYKISPSTDCAKLALHLPIYTLYYLYIHTQFVT, encoded by the coding sequence atGGGTAGCTCATCAGGAATTGTTTGTCTAATTGTGATGTGCATGGTAGTGAGTGCACCTCATGCACAAGCAGCCATAACATGCGGTAGCGTGGTAAGTGCCATATCCTCCTGCCTTGATTACGCACGAGGTGGTGGGGTAATCCCACCTATTTGCTGCACCGGAGTTAAAAACCTATATAGAAACGCGGCCACTACTCCCGACCGCCAGACAGTCTGCACTTGTCTTAAAAAACTCACCGGCTCCGCCACCTCTTACCCATATGCCTCCGAAATCCCTGGCAAATGCGGCGTTTCTATTCCATACAAGATCTCACCTTCCACTGACTGCGCCAAGTTAGCTCTCCATCTTCCTATCTATACTCTCTACTACTTGTATATACATACACAATTtgttacttaa